The Bos indicus x Bos taurus breed Angus x Brahman F1 hybrid chromosome 3, Bos_hybrid_MaternalHap_v2.0, whole genome shotgun sequence genome includes a window with the following:
- the LOC113890525 gene encoding olfactory receptor 2A12-like, which translates to MQDFLLGNHSSLTEFILLGFSGNTKISVILFSVFLFLYLVTLLGNGLIITLICKDSRLHTPMYFFLSVLSILDMGYITTTVPQMLVHLVSKKKTISYVGCVAQMYIFLMLGITESWLFAIMAYDRYVAICHSLRYNVIMSPLLCGLMVAFCGFWGTSCALIYTVSAMILPYCGPNEINHFFCEVPAVLKLACADTSLNDQVDFILGFILLLVPLSLIIIVYINIFAAILRIRSSQGRLKAFSTCASHITVVTMFSIPCMVMYMRPGSKASPEEDKKLALFYNVISAFLNPIIYSLRNKDVKRAFLKVTGWGNAPK; encoded by the coding sequence ATGCAGGACTTCCTTTTGGGAAACCACAGCTCTCTTACTGAGTTTATTCTTTTAGGATTCTCTGGCAACACTAAGATAAGTGTTATTCTGTTCAGCGTTTTCCTTTTCCTCTACCTCGTCACCCTTCTGGGAAATGGGCTCATTATCACCTTGATATGCAAGGATTCCCGCCTCCACACACCCATGTATTTTTTCCTCAGTGTCCTATCCATTCTGGATATGGGGTATATCACCACCACAGTGCCCCAGATGCTGGTACATCTGGTTTCCAAGAAAAAGACCATTTCTTACGTTGGATGTGTGGCCCAGATGTACATCTTTCTGATGCTAGGTATCACTGAGTCTTGGCTTTTTGCAATCATGGCTTATGACAGGTATGTAGCCATTTGCCATTCCCTGAGGTATAATGTCATCATGAGCCCTTTGCTGTGTGGGTTAATGGTGGCCTTCTGTGGATTCTGGGGTACTAGTTGTGCCCTGATATACACCGTCTCTGCTATGATTCTTCCCTATTGTGGACCCAATGAGATAAATCACTTCTTCTGTGAAGTACCTGCAGTCTTGAAGTTAGCCTGTGCAGACACATCTCTAAATGACCAGGTGGACTTCATCTTGGGCTTCATCCTTCTTTTGGTCCCACTATCCCTCATCATCATTGTCTACATCAATATATTTGCTGCCATCTTGAGAATCCGCTCATCCCAAGGGCGACTCAAGGCCTTTTCCACCTGTGCCTCCCATATCACTGTGGTCACCATGTTCTCAATTCCATGTATGGTTATGTACATGAGACCTGGATCGAAGGCCTCCCCAGAAGAGGACAAGAAGCTGGCCCTGTTCTACAACGTCATCTCAGCCTTCCTCAACCCCATCATCTACAGCCTCCGAAACAAAGATGTGAAGAGGGCTTTCCTCAAAGTGACAGGGTGGGGCAATGCACCCAAATAA
- the LOC113890526 gene encoding olfactory receptor 2D2-like, which produces MQELNQSTVTEFILMGFASNPRTNPLLFTFFLVFYLLILVSNSLLITLIHQDTRLHTLMYFFISVLSMLDMCYTTTTVPQMLVHILSKKRAISFARCVAQMYIFLLFGITESWLFSIMSVDRSVAICHPLWYKVIMSRWVCLLMVGICAAYGVLGGLTDTFFAMRLSYCGPNEIDHYFCEVPAVLKLACEDTSLNDLVDFITGFNVIVVPLSLIVLVYVNIFATIMKIHSAQGRIKAFSTCASHITVVTMFAIPCIIMYMSPGSDSLSNSGKKMALFYNIATAFLNPVIYSLRNKDVKNAFLKLMGRGRAPE; this is translated from the coding sequence ATGCAGGAACTCAACCAGTCCACTGTGACAGAATTCATCCTAATGGGCTTTGCCTCGAACCCCAGGACCAATCCTCTGCTCTTCACCTTCTTTCTAGTCTTTTACCTGCTGATCCTTGTGAGCAACAGCCTCCTCATCACCCTCATCCACCAGGACACACGCCTCCACACGCTCATGTACTTCTTCATCAGTGTCCTTTCCATGCTGGACATGTGCTACACCACCACGACTGTGCCCCAGATGCTCGTGCATATTCTCAGCAAGAAGAGAGCCATCTCTTTTGCTAGATGTGTGGCCCAGATGTACATCTTCCTCCTCTTTGGGATCACTGAGTCCTGGCTTTTCTCCATCATGTCAGTGGACAGGTCcgtggccatctgccaccctctCTGGTATAAGGTCATCATGAGCCGCTGGGTGTGCCTTCTCATGGTGGGCATCTGTGCAGCCTATGGTGTGCTGGGTGGCCTGACTGATACCTTCTTTGCTATGCGCCTTTCCTACTGTGGTCCTAATGAAATTGACCACTACTTCTGTGAGGTCCCTGCGGTCCTGAAGCTGGCCTGTGAAGACACATCCCTCAATGATTTGGTGGACTTCATCACCGGCTTCAATGTCATTGTGGTCCCACTCTCCCTGATTGTCCTTGTCTATGTCAACATCTTTGCCACCATCATGAAGATCCACTCAGCCCAGGGGCGGATAAAGGCTTTCTCCACCTGTGCCTCCCACATCACTGTGGTCACCATGTTTGCTATTCCATGCATCATCATGTACATGAGCCCTGGCTCTGACTCCTTGTCAAACAGTGGCAAGAAAATGGCCCTTTTCTACAACATTGCCACAGCCTTCCTCAACCCTGtcatctacagtctgaggaaTAAGGATGTGAAAAATGCTTTCCTCAAACTGATGGGAAGGGGCAGGGCCCCAGAGTGA